In the Buchnera aphidicola (Thelaxes suberi) genome, TATCCATTTCCAATTTACGTGATGATATTTAATTATTGTATCTAATCGAATCCAAAGATCTATATTTTTTACAGGTTTATTTTTTTTTGTTTTCCAATTTTTTTCTTTCCAACTTTTAATCCAAATTACAATGCCTGATTGAAGGTATTTACTATCAGTAATTATACTGACTTCGCAAGTTTCTTTAAGCAACTCCAATCCAATAATTGCCCCCATAATTTCCATACGATTATTTGTTGTTAGATAAAAACTAGAATATATTTTTTTTATATATTGTTTATATTTAACTATAGCGCAGCAACCTCCAGGCCCTGGATTGCCTAAACATGACCCGTCTGTAAATATTTTGATTTTTTTAATAATTTTTCCTAGTATCTATTTATGTATAGGATATATTTTATGAAAAACATTTCAAATCGTTATATTATACTTGATACCGAAACTACTGGAATGTCATTTTCTGGAACTGTATACAAAAATCATCGAATTATTGAAATTGGTGCAATTGAAATGATAAATAGGACAACTACCAATAAAATATTTCATGTATATATTAATCCAGAACGTAATGTAGATATAGAAGCTTTTAAAATACATGGAATTTCAGATAATTTTTTATTAAAACAAAAAAAATTCATACATATAATTAATGATTTTTTAAATTTTATCAATGGAACAAATTTAGTAGTACATAACGCATCTTTTGATGTATCGTTTTTAGATAACGAATTAAAATTATTAAATCATAAAATTAAGTCAATAAGAGATATTTGTAACGTTATAGATACACTAAGTATAGCACGAAAGTTATTTCCTGGAAAAAAAAATAATTTAGATGCTTTATGTTCAAGATATAATATACCATTAATAAATCGTAAGTTACATAGTGCCATTATTGATGCTAATTTATTAAAAAAAGTATATTTAAAGATGACAAGTAAACAAAAGCAAATGAATTTATTTATTCAAAACTCTTCATATACTTATCACGATAATGATATTTTAAATTTAAGCAAAAAAAATAAAAAAATGTTAAAAATACAAAAAGCATCTTTAAAAGATGTTATGATGCATAATCAATATTTAAAATACATGTTTAAAAAAAATAAAAAATGTTTATGGAAAATATAAATAATAAAAATTATGTAAATTGTTATTGACTAAATATATAAAAAATATATAATTTAATAGTAAAAACTTTATTAGGTGCGGTAGTTCAGCTGGTTAGAATATCGGCCTGTCACGCCGGAGGTCACGGGTTCAAGTCCCGTCCGCACCGTAATACAAATTTATACACTCTTCTTAATAATTATAATAACATATTGTTAAAAAATATAATAAAATACAATAAAAATCAAAATTTTTTGTTTTATTTTTTAATACACTTCTTTGTGTTCTACAATCAAATATATTTTTAATAAATATTTATACTTTAATAAATATATTTTATAAATAATATTCTTATTACAATATTATAATGAAAAAAATAAATTTTTTATTTTCATAATTTAAATATTTTTATTTATTTTATATTTATATTAAAAATAATATTTTAATACTTTTTTATAATTGTGAATTTTTATGGTTAAAAAATATATTGTTACTTGGGATATGTTACAAATTTATGCAATAAAATTAGCTAAAAAAATTCTTTATATTAAGAAATGGAAAGGAATAGTTGCAATTAGTCGAGGTGGATTAATCCCTGCAGCGTTAATAGCTCGAGAATTAGGAATTCGTTTTGTAGACACAATTTGTATTGCAAGTTATGAGCATAATTGTAAAGGAAATATTCAAGTTTTAAAAAAAACAAAAAATTATGGATCAGAATTTATTATTATAGATGATCTTATTGATACAGGAAGTACAGCTAAAATTATAAAAAATTTATATCCTTGTGCTTATTTTGTTACTATTTTTGCTAAGCCAAAAGGAAAATTATTAGTAGATCAGTATGTAATTGATGTATCACAAAATGTTTGGATTGAACAACCGTGGGATATGTATTTAAGTTACAGAAATCCTATAGTTAAATCTTTTTAATCGCGTCAATTATTATAAAACAATATTTTATGATATAAATACAAAATTATTAATATTTTATATAAAATATATTTTATATATTTCATACATTAGTTTTATTCATTATAAAAATATTTTAATTTACAGATATTTCTTATTAAAATTATGAGTTTATTTTTATATTAAATAGATTATTTTATAATTGGAATTTTTATGACAAATAACATCAATGAAAATAATAAAATAGATAAAGATCTATATATAGATCCATTAAAAAAAGATGAAATAAATCAAATTGTTATTTCTGAGATAAAAAATAAAATATTAAAGTATCAAAAAAAAATTATTTCTTTAAAAAATACAGAAGAACAAAAAATTAAATCTATACTCAATAGAAATAATAGTATTTTAGAAAATACTTATAAATATTCTTTAGAAAAATTTATTTTATCTTTACTTCCTACTGTAGATAATCTAGAACGTGCATTAATTATTTCAAAAAATAGTTCTAAAGAATTAAACGAAGTTATTACCAATATTAAAAAAGTTTTACAATCTTTAGTTAATTTAATTAAAAAATTTAATGTAAGCATAATTGATAAGATTAACGTTCCATTCGATCCATTAATACATCAAGCTATGTTAATGCAATATTCCGATACTTGTCCAAAAAATCATGTTATTATGGTTATGCAAAAAGGATATATTTTACATGATCGGTTACTTCGAGCAGCATTAGTTATTGTTTCTTCTGGGAAAAAAATATAGGTGCATTGAATATCATTAACACAATATTTATTTTTTTTTGAGTAAAGGGGGTTGCATTTTTTGTATATTGTAATCCTCTCAAATAAAAAAATTGTTGTTTTATTTGTTAAACTTAACTCTTTAACAAAATACTTAAAAATAATTTTAAATTTATAAAAAAGCATTATTCATTATGAAAAATAAAACAATTTTAATATCTAAAAATAAAAAAGCATATTATGAATATTTTATTGAAAAAAAAATTGAATGCGGAATAATTTTACAAGGATGGGAAATTAAATCTATTAGATCGAAAAAAACTAATATTAATAATAGTTATATAATTATAAAATCAGGAGAAGCATATTTGTTAGGAGCTGTTTTTACTCCTCTTTCTACTGTTTTACAAAAATATGATTATGATACACATAGAAATAGAAAATTGTTATTACATCGCAAAGAAATAGATTATTTACAGGGTAAAATAAAAAAAGATAGATCTGCTATTATTGCTTTATCTTTATTTATTAAAAATGCATGGTGTAAATTATCCGTAGGAATTGCAAAAGGAAAAAGTAATACAGATAAACGTTTTTCTGAAAAAGAGAAAGAATGGAAGATATTACAATTAAAAATTAATAAAAATAAAAATAAATATCTTAAATAAATGAATAAAAAAAATAGGAAAATAGATGAATTTTGGATGCAACATGCGATTAATTTAGCTTATTTAGGTCAATCAAAAGGAGAAGTTCCGGTTGGTGCTATTTTAGTTTTAAAAAATAAAATAATCGGTCAAGGATTTAATACATCTATTTGTCAAAAAGATCCTACAGCACATGCTGAAATTGTTGCATTAAGGAATGGAGCAAAAAAAATTAATAATTATAGATTATTAAATACCACTTTATATGTTACATTAGAACCATGTATTATGTGTTGTGGAGCAATTATAAATAGTAGAATTAATCGATTAGTTTTTGGTTCTTCTAATTATAGAGATAATAATAATATTTTTGTAAAAAAAAATATTAATTTTTTTTTTACAAAATATAAAATTATAATTAAAAAAAATTTATTAGAAAAAAAATGTTCTAAATTAATTAAAAAATTTTTTAAAATAAAAAGATAAATAAAATTATTTTTCTAAAATTACCATGGATATAATATATTTTTTTTCATGAGAAAAAGATATGTGAGTTTTTTTTACATTCATATCTTTAATTTTTTTTTTTGTTTCTCCATAAAATTGTAAATGTGGTTTGCCAAGTTTATCGTTATTAATTTCAAAATCTTTCCAATGTATGTTATTACGTATACCAGTTCCTAAAGCTTTAGATGCAGCTTCTTTTCCATTAAATGATTTACATAAAAAATTAATAGGTGAGCTATGATGTAAATATCTTTTCCATTCATTTTTAGATAGTATTTTTTTTGCTATTTTTTCTTTATGTATAAGAAAAAGTTTTTTCATTCTTTTAATTTCGATTATATCTATTCCGATCCCAATAATTGTCATGATTATGAATCATCTTTTTGAATTATTTAATTTTTTACTTTGCATCATGATGCACTTCTAAAAATAAAT is a window encoding:
- the rnhA gene encoding ribonuclease HI, whose protein sequence is MIKKIKIFTDGSCLGNPGPGGCCAIVKYKQYIKKIYSSFYLTTNNRMEIMGAIIGLELLKETCEVSIITDSKYLQSGIVIWIKSWKEKNWKTKKNKPVKNIDLWIRLDTIIKYHHVNWKWIKGHSMHPENDLCDKIAKKAALHPKKIDLGYFKSTKFLI
- the dnaQ gene encoding DNA polymerase III subunit epsilon, whose protein sequence is MKNISNRYIILDTETTGMSFSGTVYKNHRIIEIGAIEMINRTTTNKIFHVYINPERNVDIEAFKIHGISDNFLLKQKKFIHIINDFLNFINGTNLVVHNASFDVSFLDNELKLLNHKIKSIRDICNVIDTLSIARKLFPGKKNNLDALCSRYNIPLINRKLHSAIIDANLLKKVYLKMTSKQKQMNLFIQNSSYTYHDNDILNLSKKNKKMLKIQKASLKDVMMHNQYLKYMFKKNKKCLWKI
- the gpt gene encoding xanthine phosphoribosyltransferase codes for the protein MVKKYIVTWDMLQIYAIKLAKKILYIKKWKGIVAISRGGLIPAALIARELGIRFVDTICIASYEHNCKGNIQVLKKTKNYGSEFIIIDDLIDTGSTAKIIKNLYPCAYFVTIFAKPKGKLLVDQYVIDVSQNVWIEQPWDMYLSYRNPIVKSF
- the grpE gene encoding nucleotide exchange factor GrpE, whose product is MTNNINENNKIDKDLYIDPLKKDEINQIVISEIKNKILKYQKKIISLKNTEEQKIKSILNRNNSILENTYKYSLEKFILSLLPTVDNLERALIISKNSSKELNEVITNIKKVLQSLVNLIKKFNVSIIDKINVPFDPLIHQAMLMQYSDTCPKNHVIMVMQKGYILHDRLLRAALVIVSSGKKI
- the smpB gene encoding SsrA-binding protein SmpB; the protein is MKNKTILISKNKKAYYEYFIEKKIECGIILQGWEIKSIRSKKTNINNSYIIIKSGEAYLLGAVFTPLSTVLQKYDYDTHRNRKLLLHRKEIDYLQGKIKKDRSAIIALSLFIKNAWCKLSVGIAKGKSNTDKRFSEKEKEWKILQLKINKNKNKYLK
- the tadA gene encoding tRNA adenosine(34) deaminase TadA produces the protein MNKKNRKIDEFWMQHAINLAYLGQSKGEVPVGAILVLKNKIIGQGFNTSICQKDPTAHAEIVALRNGAKKINNYRLLNTTLYVTLEPCIMCCGAIINSRINRLVFGSSNYRDNNNIFVKKNINFFFTKYKIIIKKNLLEKKCSKLIKKFFKIKR
- the acpS gene encoding holo-ACP synthase, with the translated sequence MTIIGIGIDIIEIKRMKKLFLIHKEKIAKKILSKNEWKRYLHHSSPINFLCKSFNGKEAASKALGTGIRNNIHWKDFEINNDKLGKPHLQFYGETKKKIKDMNVKKTHISFSHEKKYIISMVILEK